The sequence CAAGGTCGCCTTCACCGGAGCCCTCGCCTGATGCCCGCCGCCTACCAGATCATCGACCATGTCTATGACGCCGTGGTTGTCGGCGCCGGCGGTTCCGGCCTGCGCGCCACGATGGGCTGCGCCGAGAAGGGGCTGAAGACCGCCTGCATCACCAAGGTGTTCCCGACGCGCAGCCACACGGTCGCCGCGCAGGGCGGCATCGCCGCGAGCCTCGGCAACAACACGCCCGATCACTGGACGTGGCACATGTACGATACCGTCAAGGGATCGGACTGGCTCGGCGACCAGGACGCGATCGAATATATGGTGCGCGAGGCGCCGGCGGCGGTGATCGAGCTGGAGCATGCCGGCGTGCCGTTCAGCCGCAACGACAACGGCACGATCTACCAGCGTCCGTTCGGCGGCCACATGCAGAATATGGGCGCGGGCCCGCCGGTGCAGCGCACCTGCGCCGCGGCCGACCGCACCGGCCACGCCATGCTGCATGCGCTCTACCAGCAGAGCTTGCGCTACGACGCCGACTTCTTCGTCGAATATTTTGCGCTCGACCTCATCATGGAGGGCGGCGTCTGCAAGGGCGTGATCGCGCTCTGCATGGAGGATGGCTCGATCCATCGTTTCCGCAGCCACGCGACGGTGCTGGCGACCGGCGGCTATGGCCGCTGCTACTTCTCGGCGACGTCGGCGCACACTTGCACCGGCGACGGCGGCGGCATGGTGCTGCGCGCCGGCCTGCCGCTGCAGGACATGGAATTCGTCCAGTTCCACCCGACCGGCATCTACGGCGCGGGCGTGCTCATCACCGAGGGTGCGCGCGGCGAGGGCGGCTACCTCACCAATGCCGAGGGCGAGCGCTTCATGGAGCGCTACGCCCCGTCGGCTAAGGATCTGGCCAGCCGCGACGTCGTCTCCCGCTCGATGGCGATGGAGATGCGCGAGGGCCGCGGCGTGGGCGAGCACAAGGACCACATCTTCCTGCACCTCGATCATATCGATCCGAAGGTGCTGGCCGAGCGGCTGCCCGGCATCACCGAGACCGGCAAGATCTTCGCCGGCGTCGATCTCACGCGCCAGCCGCTGCCGGTGACGCCGACCGTCCACTACAATATGGGCGGCGTCCCCTGTAATTATCATGGCGAAGTGGTCACGCTGAAGGACGGCAATCCCGACGCCGTCGTGCCCGGCCTGTTCGCGGTGGGCGAGGCGGCGTGCGTCTCGGTCCACGGCGCCAACCGGCTCGGCTCGAACAGCCTGATCGACCTCGTCGTGTTCGGCCGCGCCACCGGCTTCCGCATCGCGGAGCTGGTCCAGCCGAACAGCAAGCATGCCGCGATCGTGACCGAGGCCGACGACAAGGCGGTCGGCCGGCTCGATCATTTCCGCAACGCCGCCGGCTCGCGCTCGACCGCGCAGATTCGGCTGGAGATGCAGCGCACGATGCAGAAGCATTGCGCGGTGTTCCGCGACAGCGCGCTGCTGCGCGAGGGCCAGGAGCTGATCGACAAGACCGTCGCCGGCCTGCAGGACGTCGGCATTCAGGATCGCTCGCTGATCTGGAACACCGATCTGGTCGAGACGCTGGAACTCGACAACATGCTGCCGCAGGCCGCGGTGACGATGCACTCGGCCGCCAACCGCCACGAAAGCCGCGGCGCGCACATGCACGAGGACTTCCCCGACCGGAACGACGCCGAGTGGATGAAGCACACCATCTCGTGGTTCGAGAAGGGCCGGGTGACGATCGATTACCGCCCGGTGCACGAATATACGCTCACCGACGACGCCGAGTATATCAAGCCCAAGGCACGGGTATACTGAGGGCGTGGGGGCGTAATTGCATCCACCGTGCTCCGGCGCAGGCCGGAGCCTAAGGCTCCACGCGCGACGCCCGCTTCCCTGGGCTCCGGCTTCCGCCGGAGCACAACAGTCGCGTAACCAACGCTGGCGCAGCCGGCCACCGCATCGTACCCCTTGCGCAACGACAAGGGGGACAAGAATGCGCCGAACGCTGCCGCTGTTGCTTTCCGCTGCCATGCTGATGGGCGCCGCGCCCGCACCGCGCGCGCTCGACGGGGCGCAGCCCGCGCCGGCGGTGCTACCGCTGCGCGCGCAGGCGGCGCTGATCGACGCCGATCTCAAGGACCGGCTCGACACGATCGTGCCGAAACTGATGCGCGATGCCGGCATCGACATGTGGGTGCTGGTCGCACGCGAATATATGGAGGATCCGGTCGTCGACACGATGCTCGACGCTCGCTCGCTCCATGCGCGGCGGCGCACGATCATCGTCTTCTACGATCCGGGCGCGGGCAAGCCGATCGAGCGGCTGACGGTCAGCCGCTACGGCCTCGCCGGCCTGATCCCGCCGGCATGGAAGCCCGAGGAGCAGCCCGACCAGTGGAAGGCGCTCGCCGGCATCATCCTCCAGCGTAATCCGAAGAAGATCGCGCTCGACGTCTCGCCGCTCACCGCCTTCGCCGATGGGCTGACGCATGGCCAGTATGAGGAACTGACCGCCGCGCTGCCGCCCGAATATCAGCAGCGCATCGTCTCGGCTGAGCCGCTGGCGATCGGCTGGCTGGAGACGCGCAGTGCCGCGCAACTCAAGGTCTATCCCGGCATCCTCGCCATCGCGCACTCGATCATCACCGAGGCATTCTCCAGCGCGGTGGTGAAGCCCGGCGTCACCACCACCGCCGACGTGCAGTGGTGGATGCGCCAGAAGATCGCCGCCTTGGGACTGACGACATGGTTCCACCCCTCGATCGACGCCTTCCGCCCCGGCGCGCCGGGCGGGCTCGACGGCGATACGGTGATCCAGCCGGGCGACATGCTATGGTGCGATTTCGGCATCACCTACATGCGGCTCAATACCGATACGCAGCAGCTCGCTTATGTGCTGAAGCCGGGCGAGACCGATGCGCCGGCCGGGCTCAAGAAGGGCCTCGCCACCGCCAACCGGCTGCAGGACATCCTGATCGCGCAATATCGCCCCGGCGCCACCGGCAATTCGATGCTGGCCGCCGCGCGCAAGCAGGCGCTGTCAGAGGGGATCGTGCCGTCAATCTATTCGCACCCGATCGGCTATGCCGGCCACGCCGCGGGCGCACCGATCGGCTTCTGGGACAATCAGGGCTCCACGCCGATGGGCGACTGGCCGCTCCACCCCGACACCGGCTTCTCGATCGAGCTCAACGCGACCGTCGCCGTCCCCGAATGGGGCGGGGCGAAGGTGCCGTTCCGGCTGGAGGATGACGGCTGGTATGACGGCCAGCGCTTCCACTGGCTCGACGGGCAGCAGAAGCGGTTCCACCTGATCGGGTGATCTGCCGCTCCCAACCGTCATCCCAGCGAACGCTGGGATGACGGGCGAGGGCAGGGCACCGCACTCCGCACCGCGCGAAGCATTTGCGGGATGCGGCGGCTTTCGGTATCGGCCTTGGCCGACGCGCTCGTTCGAGCGCCCCAGCCTGACGGAACCCCCTGACCATGGCCGAATTCGCGCTCCCGAAGAACTCCAAGATCAAGAGCGGGGGCAAGGTCCACAAGGCGGCATCGGACGCGAAGGACGTGCGCAGCTTCAAGGTTTATCGCTACGATCCGGAATCGGGCGAGAATCCGCGCTACGACACGTATGAGCTCGATCTGGCGCAGACCGGCCCGATGGTTCTCGACGCGCTGCTCAAGATCAAGAACGAGGTCGATCCAACGCTCACCTTCCGCCGTTCGTGCCGCGAGGGGATTTGCGGTTCGTGCTCGATGAACCTCAACGGCAAGAACGGTCTCGCCTGCACCACCGCGATCGAGGATCTGGCGGGCAAGGAGGTGCGCATCACGCCCCTGCCGCACATGGACGTGATCAAGGATCTCGTCCCCGATTTCACCCACTTCTACGCGCAATATGCCTCGATCAAGCCGTGGCTGCAGACCGTCACGCCCGAGCCGTCGGCCAAGGAGCGGCTGCAGTCGCCCGAGGATCGTTCGAAGCTCGACGGGCTCTACGAGTGCATCCTGTGTGCCTGCTGCTCGACCTCGTGCCCGAGCTATTGGTGGAACAGCGACAAGTTCCTCGGCCCGGCGATCCTGTTGCAGGCCTATCGCTGGCTCGCCGACAGCCGCGACGAGATGACCGGCGAGCGGCTCGACGAGCTGGAGGATCCGTTCCGTCTGTATCGCTGCCACACGATCATGAACTGCGCGAACGTCTGCCCGAAGGGGCTGAGCCCCGCGCGCGCGATCGCCGAGATCAAGAAGATGGAAGTGGAGCGCCAGCTCTGAGCGATGCGGCGGGTCCGGCGTCCGGGCCGCCCGACATCGTCGGCGGCGTGTCCGCCAGCGTGCCCGACTGGGCGCGCGAGCGGTCGCACGGCGGGTTCGATCCCGGCCGCAGCCTGCTCGCCGCGCATCGCCGGCTCGATCGGCTGGCGGGCCGCCGCGCGCCGATCCGGCGGCGGCTGGCGTTGCTGTGCCACCGCTTCTGGCGGATCGTGTCGCAGGTCGATGTCGCGCCGGGTACGCGCATCGGTGGCGGCCTGCTGATGCCGCACCCCAACGGCATCGTCATCCATCCGGACAGCGTGATTGGCCCGAACTGCCTGATCCTGCAGCAGGTGACGCTGGCGGCGGGTGCGGACGGCGCGCCGCGGCTGGGTGGCCATGTCGATATCGGCGCGGGCGCCAAACTGCTCGGCGGGATCGTCGTCGGCGATCATGCCGTGATCGGCGCCAATGCGGTGGTCACGCGCGACGTCGCGCCAGGAACAACGGTCGTCGGCATTCCCGCTCGTCCGATCGAACGCTGACCGCCCGGCCATGACGACCGTCCTCGCGCGCTACGATCGCCTGCTGGCTGCCGGCGAGTTGCGCGCCGATCCTGCCCAGCGCCGCGTCGCCGAACGGCTCGACCAGCTCCAGCGCGATCTCGAGGCGAGCCCGCCCAAGGGCAGCGTGCTGTGGCGCCTGCTCGGCCGCAAGCCCGAGCCGGTGCGCGGCGTCTATCTGTGGGGCGGGGTCGGCCGGGGCAAGTCGATGCTGATGGACCTGCTGTACGATACCAGCACCGTCCGCCCGAAGCGCCGCGTCCACTTCCACGAATTCATGCTGGAGGTTCACGATCGCCTCCGCGCCGAGCGCGTGAAGGAGACGGGCGACCCGATCCCGGCGGTCGCGGCCGATATCGCGGCCGGCGCCAAATTGCTCGCCTTCGACGAGATGGTCGTCAACAACACCGCCGACGCCGCCATCCTCAGCCGGCTCTTCACTGCGGTGCTTGATCACGGCACGACCGTCGTCACCACCTCCAACCGGCCGCCGGGCGACCTCTACAAGGATGGGCTCAACCGCCAGCTGTTCCTGCCCTTCATCGCGCTGATCGAGGCGCGCATGGACGTGCTGACGCTCGACGGGCCGACCGATTACCGGCTGGAGCGGCTGGGCGGCGCGCCGACCTGGTATGCGCCGCTGGGCGATGCGGCGACGCAGGCGGTGAGCGCCGCCTTCTTCCGCCTGACCGATTATCCGCCCGAGGATCGCGCGCACGTGCCGTCGTGCGAGCTCGCCGTGCCGGGGGGGCGCACGCTGCATGTGCCGAAGTCGCTGAAGGGCGTCGGCGTCTTTTCGTTCAAGCGGTTGTGCGGTGATGCGCGTGGTGCCGCGGATTATCTCGCCATCGCGCGCAATTTCCACACCGTGATCCTCGTCGGCATCCCGGTGATGGGGCCCGAGCTGCGCAACGAGGCGGCGCGGTTCAAGGTGCTGATCGATGCGCTGTACGAGCATAAGGTGAAGCTGATCGTCGCGGCGGCGGCGGTGCCCGAGGCGCTGTATCCCGCGGGCGACGGCGCGTTCGAGTTCGAGCGCACCGTCTCGCGCCTGATGGAGATGCAGTCGGCCGACTATCTCGCCGCCGGCCACGGCAGCGAGGGTCAGGGCGACAGCGCCGCCATAGTGCGCTAGGATCGCCGGGGGCGGCAGGGGTAAAGCGTTGAGCGTGTTGGTAGACGGTAAAAGTGCGTCATCGTCGGTGCGGGCGACCCCGCGCCGGCTCGACTGGGTCGAGGTCGGACGCGGGCTCGCCGCGCTCGGCGTGGTGATCGCCCACTACAATCCCACGCCCAACAGCGGCCTGTTCGTGCTGGGGCGCGATCTCGGCTCCTATGCCGTCGAGTTCTTCTTCACGCTCAGCGGCTTCATCATCTTCTTCGTCCATGGCCGCGAGCTCGGCCAGCCGGAGGCGCTCGGCCGCTACGGTTGGCGGCGCCTGTGTCGCGTGCTGCCGACCTACTGGATCATGCTGGCGGCGGCGTTGGTGTTCAACCAGACGATCCAGAATCCCAGCGCGCGTATTCACCTCAACGTCGTCGAGCTGCTGCGCCAGACCTTCCTCATACCGAATACCGATCTGCTGATCGGGCCGGCATGGACGTTGCGCCAC is a genomic window of Sphingomonas nostoxanthinifaciens containing:
- the sdhA gene encoding succinate dehydrogenase flavoprotein subunit is translated as MPAAYQIIDHVYDAVVVGAGGSGLRATMGCAEKGLKTACITKVFPTRSHTVAAQGGIAASLGNNTPDHWTWHMYDTVKGSDWLGDQDAIEYMVREAPAAVIELEHAGVPFSRNDNGTIYQRPFGGHMQNMGAGPPVQRTCAAADRTGHAMLHALYQQSLRYDADFFVEYFALDLIMEGGVCKGVIALCMEDGSIHRFRSHATVLATGGYGRCYFSATSAHTCTGDGGGMVLRAGLPLQDMEFVQFHPTGIYGAGVLITEGARGEGGYLTNAEGERFMERYAPSAKDLASRDVVSRSMAMEMREGRGVGEHKDHIFLHLDHIDPKVLAERLPGITETGKIFAGVDLTRQPLPVTPTVHYNMGGVPCNYHGEVVTLKDGNPDAVVPGLFAVGEAACVSVHGANRLGSNSLIDLVVFGRATGFRIAELVQPNSKHAAIVTEADDKAVGRLDHFRNAAGSRSTAQIRLEMQRTMQKHCAVFRDSALLREGQELIDKTVAGLQDVGIQDRSLIWNTDLVETLELDNMLPQAAVTMHSAANRHESRGAHMHEDFPDRNDAEWMKHTISWFEKGRVTIDYRPVHEYTLTDDAEYIKPKARVY
- a CDS encoding M24 family metallopeptidase, which encodes MRRTLPLLLSAAMLMGAAPAPRALDGAQPAPAVLPLRAQAALIDADLKDRLDTIVPKLMRDAGIDMWVLVAREYMEDPVVDTMLDARSLHARRRTIIVFYDPGAGKPIERLTVSRYGLAGLIPPAWKPEEQPDQWKALAGIILQRNPKKIALDVSPLTAFADGLTHGQYEELTAALPPEYQQRIVSAEPLAIGWLETRSAAQLKVYPGILAIAHSIITEAFSSAVVKPGVTTTADVQWWMRQKIAALGLTTWFHPSIDAFRPGAPGGLDGDTVIQPGDMLWCDFGITYMRLNTDTQQLAYVLKPGETDAPAGLKKGLATANRLQDILIAQYRPGATGNSMLAAARKQALSEGIVPSIYSHPIGYAGHAAGAPIGFWDNQGSTPMGDWPLHPDTGFSIELNATVAVPEWGGAKVPFRLEDDGWYDGQRFHWLDGQQKRFHLIG
- a CDS encoding succinate dehydrogenase iron-sulfur subunit, giving the protein MAEFALPKNSKIKSGGKVHKAASDAKDVRSFKVYRYDPESGENPRYDTYELDLAQTGPMVLDALLKIKNEVDPTLTFRRSCREGICGSCSMNLNGKNGLACTTAIEDLAGKEVRITPLPHMDVIKDLVPDFTHFYAQYASIKPWLQTVTPEPSAKERLQSPEDRSKLDGLYECILCACCSTSCPSYWWNSDKFLGPAILLQAYRWLADSRDEMTGERLDELEDPFRLYRCHTIMNCANVCPKGLSPARAIAEIKKMEVERQL
- a CDS encoding serine O-acetyltransferase; the protein is MSASVPDWARERSHGGFDPGRSLLAAHRRLDRLAGRRAPIRRRLALLCHRFWRIVSQVDVAPGTRIGGGLLMPHPNGIVIHPDSVIGPNCLILQQVTLAAGADGAPRLGGHVDIGAGAKLLGGIVVGDHAVIGANAVVTRDVAPGTTVVGIPARPIER
- the zapE gene encoding cell division protein ZapE translates to MTTVLARYDRLLAAGELRADPAQRRVAERLDQLQRDLEASPPKGSVLWRLLGRKPEPVRGVYLWGGVGRGKSMLMDLLYDTSTVRPKRRVHFHEFMLEVHDRLRAERVKETGDPIPAVAADIAAGAKLLAFDEMVVNNTADAAILSRLFTAVLDHGTTVVTTSNRPPGDLYKDGLNRQLFLPFIALIEARMDVLTLDGPTDYRLERLGGAPTWYAPLGDAATQAVSAAFFRLTDYPPEDRAHVPSCELAVPGGRTLHVPKSLKGVGVFSFKRLCGDARGAADYLAIARNFHTVILVGIPVMGPELRNEAARFKVLIDALYEHKVKLIVAAAAVPEALYPAGDGAFEFERTVSRLMEMQSADYLAAGHGSEGQGDSAAIVR